The following coding sequences lie in one Leptospira saintgironsiae genomic window:
- the bioD gene encoding dethiobiotin synthase — protein MSIFVTGTGTDIGKTFFCSLVMAKYAEELGLKYLKPIQTGTDSDRVKIMNLTGLNESYFLKNYYTFELPASPHLASEMENTSVDTDELSRHLFSVKDAKILVEGAGGVYVPLNRYYFTADLVEQAKIPLVLVASTELGTINHTLLSIDALRKREIKVLGVYFIGPENPLRSDNIRTIIEAAEIGLLGTFLLPNRKLSRKEFLDKVANEFDPDRILPDLLFP, from the coding sequence TTGTCCATTTTTGTAACCGGAACCGGGACCGATATTGGTAAAACTTTTTTCTGCTCTCTTGTGATGGCTAAGTATGCGGAAGAGCTTGGACTAAAATATTTAAAACCGATCCAAACAGGAACAGATTCTGACAGAGTGAAAATCATGAATCTTACCGGTTTAAATGAGTCTTACTTTCTAAAAAATTATTATACATTCGAACTTCCTGCTTCTCCTCATTTAGCTTCTGAAATGGAAAATACATCCGTAGACACAGATGAATTATCGAGACATCTATTTAGTGTTAAGGATGCCAAGATATTGGTAGAAGGAGCCGGAGGTGTTTATGTTCCTCTCAATCGTTATTATTTTACAGCTGATCTAGTGGAACAGGCAAAAATTCCATTGGTACTCGTTGCTTCTACTGAACTTGGAACAATCAATCATACATTATTATCTATTGATGCTCTTCGAAAAAGAGAGATCAAGGTTTTAGGAGTTTATTTTATAGGTCCTGAAAATCCACTTCGCTCAGACAATATTAGGACCATTATAGAAGCGGCTGAAATCGGACTTTTGGGAACATTTCTTCTTCCTAATAGAAAATTATCTAGAAAAGAATTCTTAGATAAGGTTGCAAATGAATTCGATCCGGATAGGATCCTCCCGGACTTACTTTTCCCTTGA